One Cupriavidus pauculus genomic window, GTGAAGGTTGCCGACAAGCCCGCCGCCAAACCTGCCGACAAGCCCGCGGACAAGGTCGGCGACAAGGCCACCGGCAGCGGCAAGTACCTGATTCTGATCGGCGCGTTCGCCTCCGAGGAACGCGCGAAGAACTGGCTGGCCAAGCTCAAGGAGAGCAAGGTGCCGGCCTATGTGGAAAAGAAGACGCTTGCCGATGGCGAGCGCAACCTGTTGCGTGCGGGCCCGTTCAGCGATCGCGAAGCGGCCGAGGCGGCCGAGAAGCGCGTCCGGGCCATTGGCCTGACATCGAAGCTGGTGGAACAGTAAGCGGCCATTGCAGGCTGTCCGATCGGCCCCATCTTCGAGGAACGCGCGGTAGCGCCCATGACAGGCATGGCACTGACTTTTTTTGACTACGGCGTTGCCTTCATTCTGGTGGCGTCGGCATTGATCGGCATCCTCCGCGGACTGGTGCGGGAGCTGCTGGCGCTGGTGGGCTGGGTGGTGGCGCTCGTGGTGGCGTATCACTTCGGCGCGACGGTCGCGGCCTGGATGCCCGAGTCGCTGCCGGGCGGCCAGCTGACGCGCACGGCGCTGGGCTACGTGGCGGTGTTTCTCGCGGTCTGGATCGGTGCGGCGCTCGCGGGCACCGTGCTCGGCCAGCTGCTGGAGACCACGGGCCTGAAGCCCGCGGATCGCGGGCTGGGCCTGATCTTCGGGCTGGCGCGCGGCGCGTTGCTGATCATGGTGATCGTCACGGTCGCGAGCCTGACGAAATTGCCCGAGGAACCGTTCTGGCGAGACGCGGTTTCCCGGCCTTACGTGACCCAGGCCATCGAGGCCGCGCGGCAGTGGCTGCCGCCGGAGCTGGCCAGGTACGTGAGGACCTGAACATCGATTTACGGGAACCGTGCCACAAGCGGGTTTCCGAACAACGCGGGTTCGCTCTCAGGGCGGGCCGCGCCCCCTGAATTCTTTGCAATTTTGCATTCCGTTGGGAGCTTGGCATGTGCGGTATCGTCGGCGTGGTGTCCACTTCGCCTGTCAATCAGTTGATCTATGACAGCCTGCTGCTGTTGCAACATCGCGGGCAAGATGCAGCCGGCATCGCCACCGCCAACGGCAGCACCTTCCACATGCACAAGGCCAACGGTCTCGTGCGCGATGTCTTCCGTACCCGCAACATGCGCGGCCTGCCCGGCGCGGCCGGTATCGGCCAGGTACGTTATCCGACCGCGGGTTCCGCCTCCAGCGAGGAAGAGGCCCAGCCGTTCTACGTCAATGCGCCGTACGGCATCATGCTGGCGCACAACGGCAACCTGACCAACTGGCGTCAACTGCGCGAGGAAATGTTCCGCCGCGACCGTCGCCACATCAACACGCATTCCGATTCGGAAGTGCTGCTGAACGTGCTGGCCGACGAACTCCAGCGCGCGAGCAACGGCAATTCGCTCGACCCGGAAGTGATCTTCCGCGCCGTGGCCGGCATGCACCGCCGCGTCAAGGGCGCGTACGCGATCACCGCGCAGATCGCGGGCTACGGCATGCTTGCCGTGCGCGATCCGTTCGGCATCCGTCCGCTGTGCCTGGGCAGCATCGATACGCCGACGGGCAAGGAATACATGGTCGCGTCGGAATCGGTGGCGCTCGAGGGCATCGGCTACACGATGGAGCGCGACGTGGCGCCGGGCGAAGCGATCTTCATCGACCTCGACGGCAAGCTCTACAACAAGCAGTGCGCCGACAATCCGGTGCTCACGCCCTGCATTTTCGAATACGTGTATCTGGCGCGTCCCGACTCGTGCCTCGATGGCGTGCCCGTCTACGACGCGCGCCTGCGCATGGGCGACTACCTGGCCGAGAAGATCCGCAAGGAAATCTCGGGTGGCGATATCGACGTGGTGATGCCGATTCCCGATTCGAGCCGTCCGGCCGCCATGCAGGTGGCGAACAGCCTCGGCGTGGATTATCGCGAAGGCTTCTTCAAGAACCGCTACGTCGGCCGCACGTTCATCATGCCGGGCCAGGCCGTGCGCAAGAAGTCGGTGCGCCAGAAGCTCAACGCGATGGGCGTGGAGTTCAAGGGCAAGAACGTGCTGATCGTCGATGACTCGATCGTGCGTGGCACCACGTCGTTCGAGATCGTCCAGATGGCCCGCGATGCCGGCGCCAACAAGGTGATCTTCGCTT contains:
- a CDS encoding CvpA family protein, which encodes MALTFFDYGVAFILVASALIGILRGLVRELLALVGWVVALVVAYHFGATVAAWMPESLPGGQLTRTALGYVAVFLAVWIGAALAGTVLGQLLETTGLKPADRGLGLIFGLARGALLIMVIVTVASLTKLPEEPFWRDAVSRPYVTQAIEAARQWLPPELARYVRT
- the purF gene encoding amidophosphoribosyltransferase, producing MCGIVGVVSTSPVNQLIYDSLLLLQHRGQDAAGIATANGSTFHMHKANGLVRDVFRTRNMRGLPGAAGIGQVRYPTAGSASSEEEAQPFYVNAPYGIMLAHNGNLTNWRQLREEMFRRDRRHINTHSDSEVLLNVLADELQRASNGNSLDPEVIFRAVAGMHRRVKGAYAITAQIAGYGMLAVRDPFGIRPLCLGSIDTPTGKEYMVASESVALEGIGYTMERDVAPGEAIFIDLDGKLYNKQCADNPVLTPCIFEYVYLARPDSCLDGVPVYDARLRMGDYLAEKIRKEISGGDIDVVMPIPDSSRPAAMQVANSLGVDYREGFFKNRYVGRTFIMPGQAVRKKSVRQKLNAMGVEFKGKNVLIVDDSIVRGTTSFEIVQMARDAGANKVIFASAAPPVKFPNVYGIDMPTRSELVAHGRTDEEVAQMIGADKLVYQDVEAMKQAVRDINPALRDFDASCFDGKYITGDIDEAYLERLETARSQADRDGTSASGDTERSQLHLQRSGTNE